A segment of the Catharus ustulatus isolate bCatUst1 chromosome 21, bCatUst1.pri.v2, whole genome shotgun sequence genome:
GCCAAGGAAGGactgggcaggctggggctctggagtgcctgtcctgctggccaggtctgctgcagcctgtcccaCTTGGCTCCTGTCCTGAGGCACGCTgatcaggcacagctctgcttccagagCCGCTGGGGCTTCTCCTTGCTTGCAGGAGCCCAGTAGGTGATGAAAGAGGTTTCCTGTTTAcactgttctgttttctttccccatgAGTTTTCTGACAAGTTCATTCATGCATACATTCTCTGGGCTTGGAGTTCAAGCTGACCATCCCTATAAGCTAACACTTTTCCCAAAGAGACTGCTTCCTGAATGTCTTTTCACCAGAATTGACTTACCCACCATGCAGGAAGATGCATGTGGATTTTGCATATTCCTAAACTAGCAGTTCAGGAAAGATAGGAAttcaaataagcaaaaaaaattgtctgaaaTTGTATTCTAAAATGTGGctgtttaaaaatcagacaTGTTTCTTTCACAGGCCTGAACACAAAATCTGTGTGTTTTGTACAATGGCTTGACCTGAGCTGGGGCTCGTGAGCAGCAGTTGCCAAAATTTGGGGAGCAGTCGGTGCACTGTGCTGCTTTGATCAGACTGTCTCTTGTCTCTGCTGCACTCAGGGGAATTGGAGGCCTTGTCAGCACACAGCTcttgctccctgtgcctggtgcAGTCTCTGCTCAGCTAAACATGGGTGCAGAAGTGACAAGTGTCAGCTCTTTGTTatcaggctgctctggggccaGAGGCTCACTCGGTGTGATTACAAGAGCTGCAGTGGAGCAGTTGGCCCCATCTGAGAGGTTTTAGGTAGAAGTTCACCTTCTGTGGAGCTTCAGACCACGCTGGAGACGTTGGGTGTTAGTCTGATGGGGTAATCCTGTTTTCTACCCTTCTCCTTGTGTTTGCCTTCTTGTCTCCTCTCTTACTTGACAACAAACATTTTGGGGCCAGGGCTCTTCCCAGCTTGCTCTGTGCATGGTGAGTGCTCAGCTGAGAGAGCAGAGCCCTTTCCCAGTGCACggtgctgcctcctgcccacTCCCTGAGTCAGCTCCAAGTGAGGTTTTCTCCTGCACATCATGGTGTGTCTCCTGTGGAGGGTCCAGGCTCTGTTTCCTTACCCAGCTCTGTCATGTGCTGTCAGTTCTGGGTGTGGGGTTGCATTGCAGAGGGACATTTGTGGGGTGTGTCCTTGCATGCAGCACCGCTGCTAAATTCCACCAGTGACCAGGGATTCCCCCACCTGCTGGAAGCAGCTTGTTGGCCTGGGAGCCAGAACTCCTTGATGGCTTTCCATGAAAATAGTCTTGAGATGGGACTGGGAGAGTTTCTGTGCTCTGTCTTCAGGGACCCTCCCAGCACGCCTGTTTGTCCTTGAGTGTAGGGTGGTAATGAATGCCTCAATGTGCTGACTTCTCCAAACTATTGTTTGGAGGCTGTAACTGAAGTTGCAGTTTCCTCATTAGAGTAGCCTTTGTCAGAGCATCTTTAATCAAGGGTCTCCTGAGAGACAGCATTTTTAGAACTTCTTTTTATACCTCCTCTTGAAAGTTCTTTGCACTGCACCTTGTGAATAAACTAATGAGATGCTGTGAAAGTTTGGGCTGCTGTTAATTAGGAGAGGTCTGAGGAAGAAGTACTGCACATGTATTTATTAACTTTATCTTGGCTCACAtgtctcctctctccctctgtctcTTCTTTGCAGGTTGCACAAACAGCAGATGGCTTGGATGCTGACCTGTGGAAAGATGGCTTATTTAAATCCAAGGTCACACGGTACCTGTGCTTCACCAGatcattttcaaaagaaaacgTAAGTCCGTTTGCTGAGTGCCTGCATGATTTGCATCTGTGCCTGGTATGCTCTTACCCATAAGATGATTCATTTTATGGAGCCAATTATAATTCAAGCAGGCATTTCGCTGAGTTGGGGTGAGTAAGGAGGCAAACTGCAATGGcagaatatttgcattttgtctGTGTTCCTCATGGAAAGAAATTGCTGACAAAATCTTCTGCAATAAAAGAAGCACAAAAGGGAATGTTTGCATTTCAGCAGCCTTACactcatttcctgctgcagcaatgGGTGTTGCACCCTCATGGTCCTATTCATGTCCAACCCAAATTCCTCAAGAAACAAACAATGCAGGTAGTGTTGGTGAAGGAAATGCTGGTTTCTGAATCCAGAGCCATCACAGATATTTTATTGCAGGATAAGCTTGCTTTCTTTGTTGGCTTTGGTGCTGATTGCTGAAAATGTGCCCACGTTGTGCATATGCTAGCACATTCTTGTAATCTGGTCTGACTCTTCAGTGTGAGTTACTTGGTGATTAGCAGCAGTTGTCTGCTCACACTGTGTGTGGAGGAGAGGAGACTATGTGCATGCAGCAAGAGCTTCCTGCattctgctgtggttttggtTGAGGCTACTgtgaaaactttctttttttctggaggaaTTGTTGACTTCTGCAATGAATGCACTCCATCTAGTGGGTAATCCTGCTTTTGGTCATGCTTTGGATATTCACAGCAGCTCCATTGGCGGGGTCTGGAAGGACCATTTTGTACTTTGCTTTCACCTGACAGGAACAGGAAAGTGATGGCAGCTTCAGGGGCTGCTCACAGgtcctggcagccaggctgggggctcCAGTTCCAGCATTTGACCTTCATTCCAtctgcttccctgcctgcctctaGATGAAAGTAAAACTGCAGAGCTATGGGAAACACCACTTCCTGGGGTGGAGGGACAATCATTGTGCTTTTCATTCCAGAGTATGTGCAGTTGCAGGAATAGCAGCCCTGGAATAGGCAGGGAAGCTATTAAATAGGTTTGTGCTGATTTGAAATTAGGTTTATCTGTGGCTACCTGAAATGTGAAGTTGTCAGAAATAATTacaggacaggagcagctgctgtctgcagagagGGTGTGAATGCCCTCAGGTGGTGCCTCTTGGAGTTTTGGCAGGAGCCCTGGGCTTGGCATGGTTTGGGAATACTTTCTTCATACTGATGAGTCataaattaaagcaaaagtTTCTCCTTCCCTCAGTCCTCTGGGCCACATGGGATATATGGTGTGCTTCCCTCTTGGGGTCATCTGGGGGCTGAGGGGCCTCAGTTCCCTCATCTGGGAGGAAGGGAGGTGAGAGGCTCCTCTCTCTCCTGGACACTGGTGTGCTGCTGCATGGTGGGTTGGAAGTTCTGCCATTCAGGGGTTTCTTTTGTGTGTAGCAAAAGGGAACTCTTCTCCTGAAGAACATGTAGTTAGTAGAGTTAATGCACTTCAGATAGCTGGGTTAGAGCAGGGTCAGTCTGCAGTGCCTGTCTAGCAGAATCACCACTCAGCAGTTTACAGTACCTGAGAATAAGGACATTGCTGTGCCTGAGTGTGGGGAGGCCCTGGATGGTGGGGTCTCACAGACTGGGGGGCTTTGTCCCCTTTTCTCCTGTGCACGTGGCAGAGGTGACTCCCAGGGTTCCAGCAGCTCTTTGGAGACACCTCTCCTACCTGTCTGCTGCTGATGGCTCAGCAGAAAGTTGCCACTGATGTAACACACAGACagcttaaataaataaaacatgaaagatGAATCAGCAGCAGCTACTTTGtctgctgtttgctgtgccAGGACCATGTTAGCTGACACATTCAGTCTTGGCAGCATCCAGCTTTGCTTGCTCCAAGATGCCCTGGCCAGCCAGAGGCATGAGGGGGCTGCCTGCCTGTGACCTGTTCAGGTGGGAGAGGATGTGTGCCACACGTGTGTctggtgggacagggctgcaggTCTGCTGACCCTTCTGCTGAGGAGCTGACCATAAAATGCAGGACCTCCCAAAAATAAACTCTGACCTGACATCCCCTTATTTCAGAGCCTGCAAATTTAAGTATTTTGCAAGTAGTTCAGTGAAATAATCAGTGAGTACAGGTTTGTCAGAAAAACTCTTGCcagataaaaaataaaggaggtACTTTGCAACCAATTACAGTAAAACTCAGTGACATGGTTTGGTGGCTTGGGATGAAATTTTAATTGTTCTgtgttgtgtttgtgtttataAAGGCTGTGCAGTACCTAAAATGTGTTGTTCTTTCATATGTGACCCCAGATTatggccagcactgctggtttTATCgaaaactgcaaagaaaatctGGTCTCTAAACCATTGTGGAGGCTGTCACTCTGAATTGAGCTCTGAGCTCTTCAAGCCTTGATTAATAAGACAAGGCAGGAGTTCAGAATTCATATGGACTCTAAATGAAGTTTGTTGTTCCAAATGGCCTGTGCTTCTGGAGTGTGCTGCATTTGGAGCTAGAACCCTGCCTACTCAGTACTAATTAGCTAATGCATGTAATAACTTTGGCTATGTGTGCATAAGCCATCATCCTGTAATGCTTTCTGCTGTTGCTGTCATGGAAATGTTGTGTTGCTCCTGTAGAGTGTGTGAGAGCTGAGGCAACCTGCTCAGTGCACGGGTTGGTGAAAGTACTGCTTGGAACTGCTGTGCCTACAAAGGGAAGAATTTGGCTGTGCTTCCAAGGATCTGGAAGTGTGGCAGTGGATGAGGTGCTAGAATTTTGAATGCCAGTTGTCTGGTATCTGCCAGTCAGTCATTGTCTGGTTCCTGCTCAGAAGGATTCCTTGGTACATTCTTGCCATTCTAATGTTGTGGTGAGATAGAAGGACAAGGCATCTCAGGCTTCAGCAGGTGGGAAGATCTGGGGTTTAATTTGGTGGCATTGTCATAATcaactgtttcttttctctctccaaagAGTCATTTAGGCAACGTCTTGGTAGATATGAAGCTCATTGATATCAAGGACACTTTACCTGTAGGCTTCATGCCCATCCAGGAGACCATTGATACACGTAAGTGCCTGTTCCTGAGTCCCACTGTGCCAGTGCCTGTGTGGTCAGGCCATGGAGGGTTGTTCTCAGCACTTCTGCTCTCTGGGGTGGAATGTGCACATTtaggggcagctctgggctgcaaTAAAACAACCTTTGGTTTTCTTGTCCTCCTCAGGCTGTTTAGTGGGGCTGCCTGTCTGTCTCCATTCACCTGCTAGACCCCATgtctctggggcaggaggggagagtttcttttttcaatttGAAGAGTGGACtggcctggcaggagcagagcagctgtgccaagggCTGTTCAGAAGTGCACTGAAAGGAAGGGAGGGTGGGTTTATGCCCAGTGTGGGTTTGTACCCACTGTACATCTCCTGCTGTGAGTGAACAAGGACTCCTGTCCTGCCAGGAAGTgctgagatttgctttcacatAGCTTTTGAGTTTTCTAACTTTTCTGTTTCCCACAGGGGGTCAGGTATGTTTATGCTTGCTGACACAAGCCACAAGTGCAGTGTCCAGGGGGAATACATCCTTGTTTCTGCATGGTAGAATTGCTTCACTCCAGCTTACAAGTGAGCAGTTCCCAAGCAGTGTGTTCAGCTCCCCTGGGacttgtgccagcagcagctggagcctcGTCTGGTGGCAGCCCTGTGTTGTGCAGCAGGCAGCCAGGGcactgggctggcaggggacaAGCCCCATGGGAGTGGAGTGTGAGAGGATGGCAGGAGTGGTGCTGGTGCCTGGTGTGCAGCTGCTCGTCACACaagggctgctcccagtgcGTGTCAGTGATGAAATCCAGCCTAGGAATGAGCAGAAGGGGGTTACATGACTCTGCTTTGCAttcacctggggctgcagcacgTGAGGATGGTTTTTCAGTGGCTGTGATCTGGTTCTGACTGGAACCTGTGGCCTGGAAGTGAAGGACCCTGAGGACCTCTTGGTGGTACGTGTGGTACGAGGTAGAATTGTTGGCTTATCCTGCTGACCCTTGGGAGTGCTGGACCTTACTGTGTGCTGCTTCAGTTTCTGTGAAAGTCCTGGTGGAAAGGTGGAAGGGGGCTTTGTCATTAATTTGAAATGCTTTGGGTTGTGACTGTGAGAGTCTTTAAAGCAGATGCACTGCCTGTACTAAGGAAGCAGCATGGAAGAGAACATAGACAAAAGCAAATAGTCAACTTTGTACTTGCAGAGGAAGTGAAAGGAGAGGCACTGATTTTGTTCAGAGTTAGATTTGTGGTTACAGGTGTCTCTGTGCTCCTCGAAGTGGCAGCTGACTCACAATTAATGCATTTAATGCAGTACTCCTTGGTAGGTCCTGGGAAGATTTTCAGGAAGCCTTAAATCCTAGGCTCCTAAAATCAGTTTTAGGCACTTCAAACAGAAGCCCTACTTTTTCAAAGCAGGGGAAGACTAGACTGGATGCAGGTATTTACCATCTCTAAAACACCCCTGTAACTGCAAGCTGCATGTACAGATGCTCTATTGGCACACCTCACACTGTCTGTATGGTTATTGGTGCTAGTGCAGCAGCACATTCCAGAGGCTGGAATGGATTGCTGTTTCCCAAGGTGTGGATTACAAAACAGGAGGAGCCTATGGAGACTGCTGCTTGCCATCTGTTGAAGTGACAGCATATTTTAAATTGGAAGATATTTGTTCATATTAAGATgaagggtttttattttgcaggcaCTTGTTTGTAGTTGCTGGTTGTTTCCAGATTTGCATTCAGCGTCTGCTCTGTAGATTTTCTGTGTAACAGTAGCCTTCTGTCCTCCTTTCCAAGTGCCTGCATCCAAACAGGAACCTCACCTTGCTCACCCTGGGACTCCCAGGGTGAGGTGGAGCATTGTTTTCCAAGCACCACAAATCCATTTCTGTGATCACAGACAGCACCAGTGCTGCTATGGGTTGTGTCTCTGTGCTGGTAAACAGCCTGAAGATCTGTGAATTCATTACACAGATAAGCCTGGACTCTGATGGGCTTGAGTTTTACATGATGGATAACATGGAAACGAGTGGAATTGCTCTGTGACACACGGCAGAAAGGGCTGTGCAGTTTGTTCATCCACCCTCGGAGCACAGGtcagagcagtgcagctgccTCCTGGGAGGTTCTGGCACTTACTGCTTTGTGAATCTGGTTTGTCCTAGCAAAGAACCAGGGCAGACATGGTGGAGGTAtcatttctgtgtctgctgaCTTGCTCAGGAGCTGTCACTAACATCTGGGATGTGTGAGATGTGGACAGACAGCTCTTACACTCAAGCTCTGTGCATggcaggctctgcctgctcctcctcacagcGGGTTGGAGGTGGCTGGTGGGAAGCACGTAGCAGAATGAGCTGACTGGTTGTGTCAGAAGCTTCCAGGTCCCTTCCTAGAGGCAGTGCTTGTGGGAGCAGTGTGTAGATATGGCTGTCCAGGCCAGGCAAACATTACACAAGGGAGTGTGAGAGGCCTGCAGGACTGGCAGAGCCACCTGCTATTctgtgctgtggggcagctccagggcacaCTGGGAGCTGGTctctggagcaggcaggagatCTGGTTATTGCAGTGCAAATAACACATGTGACAGAGCATTCCTCTCTGAGTGGCACTGCACTGACTGGTTTGTTGACATATGTCTGTTCTTTGGCCGTAATTACCTGCCTGTATCTGGAGAGACTATAAAAAACATTTGGACTCTAATCTTGCATAAACCCCAACCCCCTGTATTCTGGGTTGTTTTTGCAGAAGAAGTAGCTTTCAGGAAGAAGAGGCTGTGCATTAAATTCATTCCACGAGATTCTACAGAGGCAGCGATCTGCGATATCCGAATCCTGGGCAGGTCTAAGCAAGCCCCTCCTCAGTACACGTTCATAGGGTGAGTACCCctccctccagagctgctggcatgAGTGCACTTAGACCAGAGAAAGGGCCCTGTGCTCCTCTAACTACCAAGCAGTAGCTTGTAAGAGGTGAAGCTTATCATTAGAAAAGTCCAAGTAAGTACAAGTGTTACTGACTTTGATGAAGGAATTCACTCACTCCTCCTTTTTTGTTCATTACACTTGTTCTCACTGACCAAGGTGTTGGTGAAACACGTCACACCTCATGGTgatgtgtgcagtgctggcccTGATGGTGCTGTTCTGGTGGTGATGTGTGCAGTGCTGTTCTGATGGTGCTGTTCTGATGGTgatgtgtgcagtgctggcactgatgGTGCTGTTCTGATGGTgatgtgtgcagtgctggcccTGATGGTGCTGTTCTGATGGTgatgtgtgcagtgctggcccTGATGGTGCTGTTCTGATGGTgatgtgtgcagtgctggcccTGATGGTGCTGTTCTGATGGTGATGTGTGCAGTGCTGTTCTGATGGTGCTGTTCTGATGGTGATGTGTGCAGTGCTGTTCTGATGGTGCTGTTCTGATGGTgatgtgtgcagtgctggcccTGGTTATGCTGTTCTGATGGAgatgtgtgcagtgctggcactgatgGTGCTGTTCTGGTGGAgatgtgtgcagtgctggctctgaTGCTGCTGTTCTGATGGAgatgtgtgcagtgctggcactgatgCTGCTGTTCTGGTGGTgatgtgtgcagtgctggcccTGATGGTGCTGTTCTGATGGAgatgtgtgcagtgctggcactgatgGTGCTGCTGTTCTGATGGAgatgtgtgcagtgctggcactgatACTGCTATTCCTGATGGAgatgtgtgcagtgctggcactgatgGTGCTGTTCTGATGGAgatgtgtgcagtgctggcactgatgGTGCTGCTGTTCTGATGGAgatgtgtgcagtgctggcactgatACTGCTATTCCTGATGGAgatgtgtgcagtgctggcactgatgGTGCTGTTCTGATGGAgatgtgtgcagtgctggcactgatACTGCTATTCCTGATGGAgatgtgtgcagtgctggcactgatgGTGCTGTTCTGATGGTgatgtgtgcagtgctggcactgatgGTGCTGCTGTTCTGATGGAgatgtgtgcagtgctggcactgatACTGCTATTCCTGATGGAgatgtgtgcagtgctggcactgatgGTGCTGTTCTGATGGAgatgtgtgcagtgctggcccTGATGGTGCTGTTCTGATGGTgatgtgtgcagtgctggcactgatgGTGCTGTTCTGATGGTgatgtgtgcagtgctggcactgatgGTGCTGTTCTGGTgatgtgtgcagtgctggcactgatgGTGCTGTTCTGGTGGAgatgtgtgcagtgctggcactggtgctgctgttcTGATGGTgatgtgtgcagtgctggccctggtgctgctgttctgATGGAgatgtgtgcagtgctggcactgatTATGCTGTTCTGATGGTGATGTGTGCAGTGCTGTTCTGATGCTCATGTTGGTTCCCCAGGGAGCTGAACAGCATGGGCATCTGGTACCGGATGGGCAGAGTGCCGCGCAACCACGACTCCGCACAGCCCGCGGCTCCTCCCGCCCCAGCACCGGCTTCAACCCCCGCTCCCAACCTGCCAAGGTAGGCTTTCTGcattccagctcctcctgcttgATGCTGCATGTCTTGTGGTTGCTCACCTTGCCTGGGAAGCCAAGACCAGAGTGCTGCCTCAGTATGGAATGATTTCATCACAATCTGATAAGGGAATGTGCTGTGTGTTGAAGTATTTGCCTGCTGGAAGTTCTTTTGCCTGTTACTATGTAAAGGTGAAGAAgccagaagaaaggaaaagcctgcagaggaagggaaaCAGCAAACTGTACCTTTGCTTCAGACTATGCAGAATGTTGTGCCTTTCAACACACGTGTGTTGAAGGGCgagtcagagctgcagccaggcctgTTGTTCTCCTTGgccagagggagggagcagtgTCTCTGCAGGCTTCAGAGGGGAAACAAGTTTTGCTCATCTCCAGGATCAGTCCATTCATGGTTTGAAGTActggttcttttttttatttccttgaacCCAGTTGCTGAGCTCCAGTTATGCAGCTGACATGAATGTGCACAGCAGCCTCCTCATCCTGTGACtgacaggagcagcactgctgggcagtgtgtctgtccaggctgctctccctgtgTTGCAGGcaatatttctgtgtgtgtatcaacagatgtgctgctgtgtACACTTTCATACACCAGTAGTGCTGTACTGACAGCTTATTTGCTGGATTTCTCTGGACAAAAACAGATGTTGTTCAGCAACAAACCAGGCCAGACAGTGATTAAACTGAGAACTTTGCACTCCTGACATTCACTCTGAAAGCACAGCACCCAGTgtgagctgtgctcctgctgctggggctcacaGACTGGGCCAGGCCATTGCCAGGGGACAGCACATCCTCCTTGGGTCCCTTTGTGCTTTTGCCTATTTGAGTGTATGTGTATTTTTGCACTAGGCATTTTCTGCACTGCAGATATCTTTACAGTATTACAGTAACTAGTGAGAACTAGAATTTTGAAGGAGACAGCAGAGAGGAATTCAAGGTTCCAGTTTGTGTACAAAGGTTATTATATCACATGGGTGGAAATTCCTTACATCCTTCAGAGTCTTGGTTTACAGGTCATTTCAGAGTTAGGATTTAAACTGCTGCAGCATGTTCCCCAGAAGGTATCAGGTACCTCCTTAAGGCAGGGGTGTACATCTGAGCCTTCACCCATGACCCAGACTGGAATCCACTGTCCTGTGAGGGCTCTTTGAACTCTTCAAAGCATTTGGGTGTTTCTTTCCCTGAGAGTTTTGCTTGGTCAGCTGCCATGCCCTGGCACAGtgcttgctgtgctgtgctgtcaggtGTGCTGCAGGCAGACATGCTGTCGTGCTTCTCAGAGATGGAGGCAAAAGAGATGAAAAGCCAGCAGTTTTCTGGAGATTCCAGCCTGTCCCACTAGGACCTGAGATGTTACTCTGAAGCTCTGCTGGACATAAGCTGGGTGCCAGCCCAGGCCATGTGAGATCAGAGAGAAGATGTCTTGATTTTAAAGCACagatcttcattttctttctgcaagaAATTCTGTCTGGGCAGGTTTccacaataaagaaaaaaataaattatcatagCAAGAGAATGTCAATGGCAGTGCTTAATCACTGTATGTGGAAGGGTCACCTGGTAGCTGACCAGGGAAGGCTGCAGAAGTGTCAGAGCTTTTGGGAACAGGGCCAAAATTAGAGCTCAAAGCATCAGTGACAGTCTGAAAAGAAGTGTTTACAAGGCTTATATATTTTATAACCTCTTGTTGTGCAGTTTATGGTTTACAATGGCTGCAAGGAAATTGGatcagttttgttttacttgCCAAATAAAGCAAATGTCAAAATAGTCAATATAAAATGTATTCTAATTTGGCTGAGTTAAACCAGCCAGTATGCAGTGGAATAATTGAATGTTACATTAATGCCTTGTAGTAAAACCCACCTGTCTGTAGCCAGCTCCACTCTCACACCCCGTGTGTGATTTACAGGTAACTTTTACACCACCAGCCTGATCATTCAAAGCATCTTTCATGTCTGTTTTTTTTACTCTGGTTATTTATTAtccaatatattttttaagaaatagaaATGTATATAAAGGTGCAtcctgcaaatatttaattattaca
Coding sequences within it:
- the MVB12B gene encoding multivesicular body subunit 12B isoform X3 encodes the protein MPEVRDLSDALPELPMDPITGVGVLASRSRAPTGYDVVAQTADGLDADLWKDGLFKSKVTRYLCFTRSFSKENSHLGNVLVDMKLIDIKDTLPVGFMPIQETIDTQEVAFRKKRLCIKFIPRDSTEAAICDIRILGRSKQAPPQYTFIGELNSMGIWYRMGRVPRNHDSAQPAAPPAPAPASTPAPNLPRHISLTLPASFRGKSHSTRLDLEHQHSNLYAISAMDGVPFMISEKFACAPEGMQPVDLLGITIKTLAEIEKEYDYSFRTEQSAAARLPPSPTRCPPVPGPPS
- the MVB12B gene encoding multivesicular body subunit 12B isoform X4; its protein translation is MRSCFCLRRGSRDPPPAARATDQSTMPEVRDLSDALPELPMDPITGVGVLASRSRAPTGYDVVAQTADGLDADLWKDGLFKSKVTRYLCFTRSFSKENSHLGNVLVDMKLIDIKDTLPVGFMPIQETIDTQEVAFRKKRLCIKFIPRDSTEAAICDIRILGRSKQAPPQYTFIGELNSMGIWYRMGRVPRNHDSAQPAAPPAPAPASTPAPNLPRHISLTLPASFRGKSHSTRLDLEHQHSNLYAISAMDGVPFMISEKFACAPEGMQPVDLLGITIKTLAEIEKELSPVA
- the MVB12B gene encoding multivesicular body subunit 12B isoform X5, translated to MRSCFCLRRGSRDPPPAARATDQSTMPEVRDLSDALPELPMDPITGVGVLASRSRAPTGYDVVAQTADGLDADLWKDGLFKSKVTRYLCFTRSFSKENSHLGNVLVDMKLIDIKDTLPVGFMPIQETIDTQEVAFRKKRLCIKFIPRDSTEAAICDIRILGRSKQAPPQYTFIGELNSMGIWYRMGRVPRNHDSAQPAAPPAPAPASTPAPNLPR